A section of the Choristoneura fumiferana chromosome 5, NRCan_CFum_1, whole genome shotgun sequence genome encodes:
- the LOC141428207 gene encoding NECAP-like protein CG9132 has protein sequence MDTYESVLLVKNEVFVFKIPPKTTNRGYRAADWNLQEPQWTGRMRLVSKGEELVMKLEDKTSGQLFAKCPIDKYPGVALESVTDSSRYFVLKIQDDNGRSAYIGLGFGDRSDSFDLNVALQDHFKWLRKEQEGPTGPQQQLDLGFKDGETIKINMKITKKDGSDTKPRRGVGAGMVGGLLPPPPGGSRLPPPPSPQHAPAPAVPGAPAAAPTNSEWGDFNSASAPSQPATTPANQQNWVQF, from the exons atggataCTTACGAGAGTGTATTGCTTGTAAAAAATGAAGTATTTGTATTCAAAATACCCCCAAAAACTACAAACAGGGGATATAG GGCAGCAGATTGGAACCTGCAAGAGCCACAATGGACCGGACGTATGAGGCTTGTTTCGAAGGGGGAGGAATTGGTAATGAAGCTAGAAGATAAAACATCTGGTCAGCTCTTTGCCAAATGCCCTATCGATAAATATCCGGGGGTAGCACTCGAATCTGTGACGGACAGTTCACGATACTTTGTTTTGAAGATTCAGGATGATAATG GGCGAAGCGCTTACATTGGTCTGGGTTTCGGCGACAGATCGGATTCATTTGACCTTAATGTGGCCCTGCAAGACCATTTTAAATGGTTGCGAAAAGAGCAAGAAGGCCCTACCGGCCCGCAACAGCAGCTTGACCTTGGGTTCAAGGATGGAGAAACAATTAAGATCAACATGAAAATTACT AAAAAAGACGGTTCCGATACGAAGCCTCGCCGAGGCGTTGGAGCGGGAATGGTGGGGGGGCTgttgccgccgccgccgggcgGGTCTCGGCTGCCACCGCCGCCGTCGCCGCAgcacgcgcccgcgccggcggTGCCCGGGGCTCCCGCTGCTGCCCCTACGAACTCAGAATGGGGCGATTTCAACTCTGCTAG tgctcCAAGCCAACCAGCAACGACGCCAGCCAACCAACAAAACTGGGTCCAGTTCTGA
- the LOC141427682 gene encoding uncharacterized protein: MLQPAAVAAAASASAVATAAAAAEADIEVRRVAGAARRPHLLSDERDGLSDRPPAAVLLLVLGVLMTAALALLAGCRARASRRRRRGKAPLAHDADYLVNGMYL; this comes from the exons ATGCTC CAGCcagcggcggtggcggcggcggcgtcagCGTCGGCGGTggcgacggcggcggcggcggcggaggcggACATCGAGGTGCGGCgcgtggcgggcgcggcgcggcggccgcACCTGCTCAGCGACGAGCGCGACGGGCTCAGCGACCGCCCGCCCGCCGCCGTGCTGCTGCTCGTGCTGG GCGTGCTGATGACGGCGGCGCTGGCGCTGCTGGCGGGGTgccgcgcgcgcgcctcgcgccgccgccgccgaggGAAGGCGCCGCTCGCGCACGACGCTGACTACCTCGTCAACGGCATGTACCTGTAG
- the LOC141428203 gene encoding uncharacterized protein, translating into MASSQARLVLRQLKLREVAASAKALLVKCKEEGAPQEEFVSHRLKLRQCLELLEKEVYHLLNTSGDTDVSEVTQDQLEAEDTLTELETAWELSKSQLRVTQKAKLPELGLPTYDGDKLKWSEFWDRFVANVDDREIAESEKLLYLMGCLKGPALETISGLTATNANYSIAVDTLKQRFGSNNILIDAHYTALTNLPKADQSSTSCRSVLDNIERNLRVLEKLGEPVSGNHLRALVLSKFPAKVIHEHHLIGEKNDDLVSIRSSLDRIITAMERSAALISHEDSTVPGSSTTEALQVRVEARPQVSRKRKHSKDHEAPPAKRPKRPCLFCNAKGHLSADCRRFQTVEARQKKLHGRCLHCLRRNHQTALCRRKISCYRCKGDHLMVFCPVPSGESVTAEAANAIASCIHVNRYTYLQTAVGTLQNPETKKSKLSRILLDCGSQRSYITRQAASMLNLQNLREDSLLIYTFGASKPQKLSSPTTVVDILTKRGISKQITVNIVPKITDRVPVAFSEYNGVDVIADDDTAGETVDLLIGNDCYSAILRDNKVQIAENLYLLDTDFGWVLSGNITPGEVDNALSVVTYCQCHIPSCPYFTEPDLPLRSIDVQFLWSLESIGITDSPKATRQEEAVRHFNNTVQYQNGRYLVKWPWIQYPPDLPSNFGLALGRLRSTLKRLDTAALDEYESILKEQLHLGIIEIVDQEDVQKSDHPLHYLPHHMVKQKGKKGRIVYDASAKTTGQKSLNECLYSGPSMLEDLTALLLKFRTKKIGLIADVEKAFLQVALQDEDRDVTRFLWLKDVNRGATEDNLLHFRFCRVPFGVISSPFLLTATIQHHMTQSNEELIKTISHKCYVDNLVTGANSVQEAMKIYNQTRSSFEQLSMNIRDWLSNDEKFMKTIPEAHKANQCDDVKVLGLYWNLSKDRLKLNVTPNHCDISKPVDTKRKVLQALARVYDPCGFVCPLILPMKLIFQNICGIKAKWDAKLPTNMILSIQEAIQNLYTLADIQIPRYIGSDTSKGDLTYQLHCFTDASKNAYAAVVYLKVISPKRSSISFLMAKSHVSQAKDKDDLKIPKLELLGFLIGSRLLKYTRNNLELEIAKEYLWSDSMVVLCWMKSNKLLPPFVANRVNEIKRNHPNTEMCYINTKSNPADIATRPELFKEKMDLWYNGPEFLVRDESTWPEDRVYQEHQNLLSFGEVLSDSSGEHRREVSMDEEGGLSDPLELSEGPTNPRKDDSNYQGQSKPIEYSEYPTDELMELDNSDNQQEKIDNQLVSDGAETISNIIELQKKHFPEELDGKRTHLARNLDLFLDVDGVLRCRGRMANTTWSYDKKYPILLPRNSQFTDKIIKDTHERNYHVGPSHTLNSIRERYWIPQGKPQVTKVLRRCLQCMKHGGGPYRLPDTPALPPERVNYSKPYTYTGVDYFGPLFVSTPSGREKRWVALFTCLTIRAIHLEIVKDLSAEECLLALRRFAATRGIPHRMYSDNATCFKLVSEVVQQPYCIVNKIQWRFIPQLAPWHGAFYERLIALVKHCLKRMLEKHLLNENKLLTVLKEVEAVLNTRPLTKVGTEVEHVLRPADFLSLGECLTTRPSMAEAPTGSTAIKGDLIESWKRGLKMMEEFKRMFIGQYLTSLRERYNHAPKQPRVRSHRKPQVGDLVQIKSDHKNRNQWKVGRIDALTEGRDGEHRVARVKVNDSITTRSVGHLYPLEIEDDEPEAEALSGQQNEVIERNLPDDTTPEALDDQTDIERNTPVDRAETSNPEVPPLEEQCEEGEPVRSKRVAAIRARDKILEWTRHLLALLQ; encoded by the coding sequence ATGGCGAGTTCCCAAGCTAGGCTTGTCCTGAGACAGCTAAAATTGAGGGAAGTTGCAGCTAGTGCTAAAGCTCTGCTAGTGAAGTGTAAGGAAGAGGGCGCACCTCAAGAAGAATTTGTGTCCCACCGGTTGAAACTCAGACAGTGTCTCGAATTACTCGAGAAAGAAGTATATCACCTGTTAAATACATCTGGGGACACTGATGTAAGCGAAGTAACACAGGACCAGCTTGAAGCTGAAGACACATTAACCGAGCTTGAGACTGCATGGGAGCTCAGCAAAAGTCAACTACGAGTTACCCAAAAGGCTAAATTGCCTGAGCTAGGCCTACCTACATACGATGGTGATAAACTAAAATGGAGTGAGTTTTGGGACAGATTTGTGGCAAATGTAGATGATAGAGAAATCGCAGAGTCAGAAAAGCTGCTTTATCTGATGGGCTGCCTCAAAGGACCGGCTTTAGAAACCATATCTGGATTAACCGCAACTAATGCAAACTACTCAATAGCCGTAGATACCTTGAAGCAGCGATTTGGCTCTAACAACATCCTAATAGATGCCCATTATACAGCGCTTACAAACTTACCAAAGGCGGATCAGTCCAGCACTAGCTGTCGCAGCGTGTTGGATAACATTGAAAGAAATCTCAGGGTTTTGGAGAAACTAGGCGAGCCAGTCAGCGGCAACCACCTAAGAGCATTAGTGCTCTCCAAATTTCCAGCGAAGGTCATACATGAACATCACCTTATTGGGGAAAAGAATGATGATTTGGTCTCCATTAGGAGCAGCTTGGACCGGATCATCACTGCTATGGAGAGGTCGGCTGCTCTTATAAGCCATGAAGATTCCACTGTACCCGGGTCAAGCACCACGGAAGCCCTGCAGGTTCGAGTTGAGGCGCGCCCGCAGGTCAGCCGTAAGCGGAAACACAGCAAGGATCACGAGGCACCACCAGCAAAGAGGCCAAAGAGGCCGTGTCTCTTTTGCAACGCGAAGGGACATCTGAGTGCCGATTGCCGTCGATTCCAAACTGTGGAAGCTAGGCAGAAAAAATTACACGGAAGATGCCTACATTGCCTACGACGGAACCACCAAACAGCCTTGTGCAGGAGGAAAATTTCTTGCTACCGCTGCAAGGGCGACCATTTAATGGTGTTTTGTCCAGTCCCAAGTGGTGAGTCAGTAACGGCAGAAGCTGCAAATGCTATTGCATCTTGTATCCATGTTAATCGTTATACTTACTTGCAGACCGCGGTGGGAACTCTACAAAACCCTGAAACCAAGAAATCAAAACTTTCTCGTATCTTGCTGGACTGTGGCAGCCAGCGTAGCTATATCACGCGACAAGCTGCAAGTATGTTGAACCTGCAGAATCTTCGGGAAGATTCTCTTCTAATTTATACCTTTGGAGCGTCTAAACCTCAAAAACTGTCTAGCCCTACAACAGTAGTCGACATTCTAACCAAGCGTGGTATCAGTAAACAAATAACAGTTAATATTGTACCAAAGATTACAGACAGAGTTCCAGTTGCTTTCTCGGAATATAATGGAGTAGATGTAATTGCTGACGATGATACAGCTGGAGAGACTGTTGATTTACTTATAGGCAATGACTGCTACAGTGCCATCCTTAGAGACAATAAAGTCCAGATCGctgaaaatctatatttactGGATACGGACTTTGGATGGGTACTATCTGGAAACATAACTCCAGGGGAAGTCGACAATGCCCTATCTGTTGTGACATATTGTCAATGCCACATTCCTAGTTGCCCGTACTTTACTGAACCTGATCTGCCGCTGAGAAGTATAGATGTGCAATTCCTATGGTCTCTAGAAAGTATAGGGATCACAGATTCTCCAAAAGCTACGAGACAAGAAGAAGCAGTACGCCATTTCAACAACACCGTGCAATACCAAAATGGCCGATATCTGGTCAAATGGCCGTGGATTCAGTACCCACCAGATTTACCATCAAATTTTGGTCTAGCCCTAGGTCGATTAAGAAGCACTCTGAAGAGGCTCGATACGGCAGCTCTCGATGAATACGAGTCCATCTTGAAGGAACAACTACACCTTGGCATTATAGAAATAGTCGATCAAGAAGACGTACAGAAAAGTGATCACCCTCTTCATTATTTACCCCACCATATGGTTAAGCAGAAGGGAAAGAAAGGGAGAATCGTGTACGACGCATCTGCAAAGACGACAGGGCAGAAGAGCCTTAATGAATGCCTATACAGTGGTCCTTCTATGCTAGAAGATCTAACAGCTCTACTTTTGAAATTCCGTACAAAGAAAATAGGCTTGATAGCCGATGTTGAGAAGGCATTTCTTCAAGTAGCCCTTCAAGATGAGGATCGTGACGTGACGAGATTTTTATGGCTAAAGGATGTAAACAGAGGAGCAACAGAAGACAATTTACTTCACTTTAGATTCTGCAGAGTACCGTTTGGAGTTATATCAAGTCCTTTTCTTCTTACAGCCACAATCCAGCATCATATGACACAATCAAACGAAGAATTAATAAAGACTATTTCTCATAAGTGCTATGTTGATAATTTAGTGACGGGAGCCAACTCTGTTCAAGAGGCCATGAAGATCTACAATCAGACGAGATCTAGCTTTGAACAACTATCTATGAACATACGAGATTGGTTATCCAATGatgaaaaatttatgaaaactaTACCAGAAGCACATAAGGCAAACCAATGTGATGATGTCAAGGTACTCGGGCTTTACTGGAATCTCTCTAAAGATAGATTAAAACTTAATGTAACACCGAATCACTGCGACATAAGCAAACCAGTGGATACAAAGAGGAAGGTGCTTCAGGCCTTAGCTCGTGTATACGACCCTTGCGGGTTTGTATGCCCACTAATATTACCAATGAAGCTTATCTTTCAGAACATTTGCGGGATAAAAGCGAAATGGGACGCCAAGTTGCCTACAAATATGATCTTGTCTATACAAGAGGCAATACAAAACCTGTATACCTTAGCCGATATTCAGATACCCAGATACATAGGGTCAGACACATCAAAAGGTGACCTCACGTACCAACTTCACTGTTTTACAGACGCGTCCAAGAACGCTTACGCCGCAGTTGTCTATCTGAAGGTGATAAGTCCAAAACGAAGCTCAATATCTTTCCTAATGGCGAAATCTCATGTATCACAAGCTAAAGACAAGGATGATCTGAAGATTCCCAAATTGGAGTTACTCGGGTTTCTAATTGGGAGCAGACTCTTAAAATACACCAGGAATAATCTAGAGCTTGAAATAGCCAAAGAGTACTTATGGTCAGATAGCATGGTAGTGCTCTGCTGGATGAAATCGAACAAGCTCCTCCCTCCCTTTGTTGCGAACAGAGTTAACgaaattaaaagaaatcatCCTAATACTGAGATGTGTTACATTAACACAAAGTCGAATCCTGCTGACATCGCTACGCGACCAGAactgtttaaagaaaaaatggaCCTTTGGTACAATGGACCAGAGTTTCTTGTCAGAGATGAATCCACTTGGCCGGAAGACCGGGTATACCAAGAACATCAAAACCTTCTTTCTTTTGGGGAGGTCCTGAGCGACAGCTCAGGTGAACACAGACGTGAAGTATCCATGGATGAGGAAGGAGGCCTGAGCGACCCCCTAGAGCTGAGTGAAGGCCCAACCAATCCTAGAAAAGATGACTCAAACTACCAAGGTCAGAGCAAGCCCATTGAGTACAGTGAATATCCCACCGATGAACTCATGGAGCTAGATAATTCCGATAACCAACAAGAAAAAATCGACAATCAACTGGTGTCCGACGGAGCTGAAACTATAAGCAATATAATAGAATTGCAAAAGAAACACTTCCCTGAAGAACTGGATGGGAAGAGAACGCATCTGGCGAGAAATCTAGATCTCTTTTTAGACGTGGATGGCGTTCTGAGATGCCGCGGGCGTATGGCAAATACAACATGGAGCTACgataaaaaatatccaataTTATTACCCAGAAATAGTCAGTTTACGGACAAGATCATTAAAGACACTCATGAGCGTAATTACCACGTGGGGCCTTCGCATACATTAAACTCTATCAGAGAGCGATACTGGATCCCACAAGGGAAACCGCAGGTGACGAAGGTGCTTAGAAGGTGTCTACAATGTATGAAGCACGGCGGAGGACCGTATAGGCTACCGGACACACCGGCGCTACCACCAGAGCGTGTGAACTATAGCAAACCCTATACCTATACGGGGGTAGACTATTTTGGCCCTCTGTTTGTGAGTACACCTAGTGGCAGAGAAAAACGATGGGTAGCCTTGTTTACCTGTTTAACAATCAGAGCTATCCATCTGGAGATCGTGAAGGACCTTTCAGCGGAAGAGTGTCTCCTAGCGTTACGGAGGTTTGCGGCTACTAGAGGTATACCGCATAGGATGTACTCTGACAACGCAACGTGCTTCAAACTAGTTTCAGAAGTAGTACAGCAGCCATACTGCATTGTGAATAAGATCCAATGGAGATTTATTCCCCAACTTGCTCCATGGCATGGCGCCTTTTATGAGAGACTTATAGCCCTGGTAAAACACTGCCTCAAAAGAATGTTAGAAAAGCACCTGCTCAATGAAAACAAGCTATTGACAGTACTGAAGGAAGTGGAGGCGGTATTAAACACACGGCCCTTAACAAAAGTGGGTACTGAAGTAGAACATGTCCTGCGACCAGCTGACTTCTTAAGTCTAGGGGAATGCTTAACAACGAGACCATCTATGGCAGAAGCTCCAACGGGGAGTACAGCCATAAAAGGTGACCTGATTGAGAGCTGGAAAAGAGGACTCAAGATGATGGAAGAGTTTAAAAGAATGTTTATAGGACAGTACCTCACAAGTCTCAGGGAGCGGTACAACCACGCACCAAAGCAACCCAGGGTTAGGTCCCACCGTAAACCACAAGTAGGCGACCTTGTGCAGATAAAATCAGACCATAAAAATAGAAATCAGTGGAAGGTGGGCAGAATTGACGCGTTGACCGAGGGCCGTGATGGCGAGCACAGAGTTGCAAGAGTCAAGGTTAACGACTCTATAACTACACGTTCCGTTGGGCACCTCTACCCCCTGGAAATAGAGGATGACGAGCCAGAAGCAGAGGCTCTATCTGGACAACAGAACGAGGTGATTGAGAGGAACTTACCAGATGACACAACTCCAGAGGCACTAGATGATCAAACTGACATCGAGAGGAATACTCCAGTAGACCGCGCAGAGACTAGCAATCCTGAAGTACCACCACTGGAGGAGCAGTGCGAAGAGGGGGAGCCTGTGAGGAGCAAGAGGGTTGCTGCCATTCGTGCCAGGGATAAAATCCTGGAATGGACGCGGCACCTACTCGCCCTGCTGCAATAA